In Bos javanicus breed banteng chromosome 2, ARS-OSU_banteng_1.0, whole genome shotgun sequence, the following proteins share a genomic window:
- the LOC133259830 gene encoding large ribosomal subunit protein eL13-like: MAPSRNGMILKPHFHKDWQRRVATWFNQPAGKIHRRKTQQAKARRIAPRPTSSPLRPVVRCPIVRYHTKVCASRGFSLEELRVAGIHKKVARTIGISVDPRRWNKCTESLQANMQRLKEYRSKLTLFPRKPSASKKGDSSAEELKLATHLTGPVMPIRKVYKKEKARVITEEENFKTFASLRMARANTRLFGIRAKRAKEAAEQDVEKKK, from the coding sequence ATGGCGCCCAGCCGGAATGGCATGATCCTGAAGCCCCACTTCCACAAGGACTGGCAGCGGCGCGTGGCCACGTGGTTCAACCAGCCAGCTGGCAAGATCCATAGACGCAAGACCCAGCAGGCCAAGGCGCGCCGCATTGCCCCGCGCCCCACGTCCAGTCCTCTCCGGCCGGTGGTGAGATGCCCGATAGTCAGGTACCACACGAAGGTTTGTGCCAGCAGGGGCTTCAGCCTGGAGGAGCTTAGGGTGGCCGGCATCCACAAGAAGGTGGCCCGGACCATTGGGATCTCAGTGGACCCGAGGCGGTGGAACAAGTGCACGGAGTCCCTGCAGGCCAACATGCAGCGGCTCAAGGAGTACCGCTCCAAGCTTACCCTGTTCCCCAGGAAGCCCTCGGCCTCCAAGAAGGGAGACAGCTCTGCTGAAGAGCTCAAACTGGCCACTCATCTGACCGGACCTGTTATGCCCATACGGAAAGTCTATAAGAAGGAGAAAGCCAGAGTCATCACAGAGGAGGAGAACTTTAAGACATTTGCCAGTCTCCGCATGGCCCGCGCCAACACCCGGCTCTTTGGCATCCGGGCAAAAAGGGCCAAGGAAGCTGCAGAACAGgatgttgaaaagaaaaaataa